A stretch of the Aminipila terrae genome encodes the following:
- a CDS encoding tRNA-binding protein, producing MAANIKPTIDIDLLEKIDIRVGTIVSVEDIAKSDKMVSLLVDFGDFTRRILVGMKKERANVKEVEGKQALFVVNLEPRKMFGQVSEGMLFDIGYADGITPVLAQPEKFVPNGTRVG from the coding sequence AGATTTACTTGAAAAAATTGATATACGCGTTGGAACAATTGTTTCAGTTGAAGACATAGCCAAGTCTGATAAAATGGTCAGTCTGCTAGTAGATTTTGGGGATTTCACAAGAAGAATATTAGTAGGCATGAAGAAGGAACGAGCAAATGTTAAAGAAGTAGAGGGAAAGCAAGCTTTATTTGTTGTGAACTTAGAACCAAGGAAGATGTTTGGGCAGGTATCTGAAGGTATGTTGTTTGACATAGGATACGCAGACGGAATTACTCCAGTTTTAGCACAGCCTGAAAAGTTTGTACCCAACGGTACGAGAGTAGGCTGA